Proteins from one Solanum stenotomum isolate F172 unplaced genomic scaffold, ASM1918654v1 scaffold9373, whole genome shotgun sequence genomic window:
- the LOC125853088 gene encoding receptor-like protein 7 — MVILFMSVNYNLMREHLKQCFRTSQILSLSYVNISSPIPVNISSSYLRYLDLDGTNLRGVLTERLFLLPNSLETLKLSGNYLLQGVFPKTHPLLMELDISYTGISGELPDSIGTLSSLNILNLQQCQFSGSIPDSIGNLTQITVLILSINHFTGHIPSTISKLKHLRILYLSDNSFSGEIPDVFSNLQELRYLDLSYNSFIGSFPSTILNLTHLSKASMLQKLTSVDLSYNSLNGTIPSWVFSLPSLSSVLLQHNRFRGLADEVIKTNPTLKELHLSNNQLSGSFPQSLVNLTNLETLGISSNNITIDEGMNITFLSLSSLFLSSCQLKDFPHFLRNVKTLVYLDISNNKIRGQIPDWFSGMRWDSLKFLNLSHNSLTGHLPQFHYYSLEYLDLKFNSLQGPLPSSICSISSLILLDLSRNNFSDSVPHCLGSMASLTVLDLRRNNFTGSLPHLCAQSPSLSTIVVNGNRFEGPVPVSLLNCNGLQVLDVGNNAINDTFPAWLGTLQELQVLILKSNKFHGPISTCQTKFCFLELRIFDLSRNDFSGSLPAKVFGNFKAMIKLDGEDTGNIMYMESVSISPFVISYEDSVSLVIKGHDIELQRISTIMTTIDLSSNHFEGVIPKTLKDLSSLRLLNLSRNNLRGDIPMKLGQLSMLEALDLSWNRLTGKIPQELTRMNFLAFLNLSQNHLVGPIPQGRQFNTFENDSYGGNLDLCGLPLTKKCGMSDSSHVPQQLESEEEGETYFFSGFTWESVVIGYSFGLVVGTVMWSLMFKYRKPKWFVEFFEGLMPHKRRRPQKRAQRRRT, encoded by the coding sequence ATGGTTATTCTTTTTATGAGTGTGAATTACAACTTGATGAGAGAACATTTGAAGCAATGTTTCAGAACTTCACAAATACTTTCTCTCTCTTATGTCAACATCTCATCTCCGATACCTGTGAATATTTCTTCTTCCTACTTAAGGTACCTGGATCTTGATGGTACTAATCTGCGAGGTGTTCTCACAGAGAGACTTTTCCTTCTGCCAAACAGCTTGGAAACgctcaaattgagtgggaattATCTTCTCCAAGGAGTTTTTCCAAAGACCCACCCTCTGTTAATGGAGTTGGATATTTCATACACAGGAATCTCTGGTGAGCTGCCTGATTCAATTGGCACATTGAGTTCCTTGAATATCTTGAACCTCCAACAATGTCAATTCTCTGGTTCCATTCCTGATTCCATAGGCAACCTAACACAAATTACGGTGTTGATTTTATCTATTAATCATTTCACTGGCCATATTCCTTCCACAATCTCTAAATTGAAGCACCTCAGAATTTTATATCTTTCTGACAACTCCTTTTCAGGTGAAATTCCTGATGTTTTCTCTAACCTCCAAGAGCTACGTTATTTAGATCTTTCTTATAACAGCTTCATCGGTTCGTTTCCTTCCACAATTTTAAACTTGACACATCTTAGCAAAGCAAGCATGCTTCAAAAGCTAACTTCTGTGGATTTGTCATACAACTCACTGAATGGTACCATACCATCTTGGGTGTTTAGCCTACCTTCCCTATCTTCAGTGTTGCTCCAACATAACCGATTCAGAGGACTAGCCGATGAAGTGATCAAAACAAACCCAACATTAAAAGAACTGCATTTAAGCAATAATCAACTCAGTGGTTCTTTTCCTCAATCACTTGTGAATCTCACAAACCTTGAAACCCTTGGAATTTCATCAAATAACATCACCATTGATGAGGGAATGAATATCACCTTTCTTAGCCTATCATCTTTATTCTTATCATCTTGTCAACTGAAGGATTTTCCACACTTCTTGAGAAATGTAAAGACACTTGTGTACTTGGATATTTCTAACAATAAGATTCGTGGTCAAATTCCTGACTGGTTTAGCGGCATGAGATGGGACTCGTTGAAGTTCCTAAACCTTTCTCATAATTCATTGACAGGCCACCTACCACAATTTCATTACTATAGTCTAGAGTATCTTGATCTGAAATTTAACTCCCTTCAGGGTCCACTACCTTCATCCATTTGTAGCATAAGTTCGCTTATCTTATTAGATTTATCACGCAACAACTTCAGTGACTCAGTTCCACATTGCTTGGGAAGCATGGCTAGTCTAACGGTGCTAGACTTAAGAAGGAACAATTTCACAGGGAGTCTTCCCCATTTATGTGCACAAAGCCCTTCATTGAGTACCATTGTCGTAAATGGTAATCGATTTGAAGGACCTGTTCCTGTGTCGTTGCTCAATTGTAATGGTCTACAAGTCCTTGATGTAGGGAACAATGCTATAAATGACACGTTTCCAGCTTGGCTCGGAACTCTTCAAGAGCTGCAGGTCCTTATATTAAAGTCGAACAAGTTCCATGGACCTATAAGTACGTGTCAGACTAAGTTTTGCTTTCTCGAGTTGCGAATTTTTGATCTTTCTCGTAATGATTTCAGTGGCTCACTTCCTGCAAAAGTTTTTGGAAACTTCAAGGCAATGATCAAATTAGATGGTGAAGACACAGGAAATATCATGTACATGGAATCTGTGTCGATTTCGCCATTTGTCATATCCTATGAGGATTCAGTGAGTTTGGTAATCAAAGGGCACGATATTGAGCTACAAAGAATCAGCACAATTATGACAACCATAGATCTCTCAAGCAATCATTTTGAAGGTGTGATTCCGAAAACACTAAAGGATCTCAGCTCACTTCGGCTACTCAATTTATCCCGTAACAATCTCAGAGGGGATATTCCAATGAAACTAGGACAATTGAGTATGCTTGAAGCTTTAGATCTCTCTTGGAATCGGCTCACTGGAAAGATTCCACAGGAATTGACAAGAATGAACTTTCTGGCCTTCTTAAACCTCTCTCAAAATCATCTCGTCGGACCAATTCCTCAAGGTCGACAATTCAACACATTTGAAAATGACTCATATGGTGGCAACCTTGATTTATGTGGTCTTCCTTTAACAAAGAAATGTGGAATGAGTGATTCATCGCATGTTCCTCAACAATTGGAGTCCGAAGAAGAAGGCGAGACATATTTTTTTAGTGGATTTACTTGGGAATCAGTAGTCATAGGCTACAGTTTTGGACTAGTTGTTGGAACTGTCATGTGGAGTCTCATGTTTAAATATCGTAAGCCAAAATGGTTTGTGGAATTTTTCGAAGGACTCATGCCTCACAAAAGAAGAAGGCCACAGAAGAGAGCTCAGAGACGACGGACTTAA